From one Lycium barbarum isolate Lr01 chromosome 6, ASM1917538v2, whole genome shotgun sequence genomic stretch:
- the LOC132645428 gene encoding aspartyl protease family protein 2 yields MEGKPKPISISFLFLSLLAISVSSTSLQYQTLNLHSLPQTQLQSLSWDTQDLEAQLLGSDPDPNPDTTLSVQLHHVDLASPSSFNATPHALFKLRLQRDAARAKALSLLAAVNTTVHRRAGKPHGGGRGFSSSIISGLSQGSGEYFTRLGVGTPPKYAYMVLDTGSDVVWIQCSPCKKCYTQSDPVFDPTKSSSFVGISCGSPLCRRLDSAGCKRKKCLYQVSYGDGSFTVGDFSTETLTFRRSRVKNIALGCGHDNEGLFVGAAGLLGLGRGRLSFPTQAGRRFGQKFSYCLVDRSASSRPSYLVFGESAVSKTAVFTPLVNNPKLDTFYYVELTGISVGGTRVPAIRPSLFKLDAAGDGGVIVDSGTSVTRLTRPAYVALRDAFRMRARNLKKAPDFSLFDTCFDLSGKTEVKVPTVVMHFKGADVSLPASNYLIPVDSDGTFCFAFAGTMSGLSIIGNIQQQGFRVVFDLAGSRLGFAPRGCA; encoded by the coding sequence ATGGAAGGAAAACCAAAACCCATTTCCATTTCCTTCCTTTTTCTTTCCCTACTTGCCATTTCTGTCTCTTCCACTTCCCTTCAATACCAaacactaaacttacactctctCCCTCAAACTCAACTTCAGTCTCTCTCATGGGATACCCAAGACTTAGAAGCCCAACTACTCGGATCCGACCCGGATCCGAATCCAGACACAACACTCTCTGTACAGTTACATCACGTCGACTTAGCATCTCCATCATCCTTCAATGCTACACCACACGCTCTCTTCAAACTCCGTCTCCAACGTGACGCCGCTAGAGCTAAAGCACTTTCACTCCTCGCCGCCGTTAACACCACCGTTCACCGCCGCGCCGGAAAACCCCATGGTGGTGGCAGAGGTTTCTCTAGTTCTATTATTTCTGGACTTTCTCAAGGTAGCGGAGAGTACTTCACGCGCTTAGGTGTTGGTACACCTCCAAAATACGCTTACATGGTATTAGACACAGGGAGTGACGTCGTTTGGATCCAATGTTCACCTTGCAAAAAATGCTACACTCAATCCGACCCGGTTTTCGACCCGACAAAATCCTCTTCCTTCGTTGGTATCTCATGTGGGTCCCCTTTATGCCGACGGTTAGACTCCGCCGGCTGTAAACGTAAAAAATGTCTTTACCAGGTTTCTTACGGCGACGGTTCTTTTACCGTCGGTGATTTTTCAACTGAAACATTAACTTTCCGCCGTTCACGTGTCAAAAACATAGCCCTCGGATGTGGACACGACAACGAAGGTTTATTCGTTGGAGCCGCAGGTTTACTAGGTCTGGGCCGAGGTAGACTTTCATTTCCAACCCAAGCCGGTCGCCGGTTCGGCCAGAAATTTTCCTACTGCTTAGTAGACCGGTCCGCTTCATCCCGACCGTCTTACTTAGTCTTCGGTGAATCAGCGGTTTCTAAAACCGCTGTTTTTACCCCACTTGTTAATAACCCGAAACTCGACACGTTTTACTACGTGGAGCTAACGGGAATTAGCGTAGGTGGCACTAGGGTTCCAGCCATTAGACCTTCACTGTTTAAGCTAGATGCTGCTGGTGATGGTGGGGTTATAGTGGACTCGGGTACTTCAGTGACCCGGTTGACCCGACCCGCTTATGTAGCTCTAAGGGATGCTTTTAGAATGCGTGCTAGGAATTTAAAGAAAGCACCGGATTTCTCGTTGTTCGACACGTGTTTTGATTTGTCGGGAAAGACGGAAGTGAAAGTGCCGACGGTGGTGATGCATTTCAAGGGAGCTGACGTGTCGTTGCCGGCGTCGAATTATTTGATTCCGGTGGATAGTGATGGAACATTCTGCTTTGCATTTGCTGGTACAATGAGTGGATTGTCTATTATTGGGAACATTCAGCAGCAAGGTTTTAGGGTAGTGTTTGATCTTGCCGGATCTCGCTTAGGATTTGCTCCACGTGGCTGTGCTTAA